In Agromyces sp. G08B096, a genomic segment contains:
- a CDS encoding alpha/beta hydrolase, with the protein MTTSTGRRAVIVHGYGATPDDHWFGWLADRLTRAGTPTTVPALPDPGSPSRERWAAATAEALGVPGPDLTVIAHSLGCLAALRHLASLREPWRLGALVLVSGFVDPLPALPSLDGFIGDGVDVSAIRDRVESITVLRSDDDLIVPAEHTDRLAGLLGTSAQVVPGAGHFLASDGVTMLPEALAAVA; encoded by the coding sequence ATGACCACCAGCACCGGCAGACGAGCCGTGATCGTCCACGGCTATGGGGCGACGCCCGATGACCACTGGTTCGGATGGCTCGCCGACCGACTCACCCGCGCGGGCACGCCCACAACGGTCCCCGCCCTTCCCGACCCCGGATCGCCCTCCCGTGAGCGCTGGGCGGCCGCCACCGCCGAGGCACTCGGGGTACCGGGGCCCGACCTGACCGTGATCGCGCACAGCCTCGGATGCCTCGCCGCGCTGCGACACCTCGCCTCGCTCCGCGAGCCCTGGCGCTTGGGCGCGCTCGTGCTCGTCTCGGGGTTCGTCGACCCGCTGCCGGCGCTGCCGTCCCTCGACGGCTTCATCGGCGACGGCGTCGACGTCTCCGCGATCCGGGATCGCGTCGAGTCGATCACGGTGCTGCGATCGGACGACGACCTGATCGTGCCCGCCGAGCACACGGATCGGCTGGCTGGGCTCCTCGGCACGTCGGCGCAGGTCGTGCCGGGCGCTGGCCACTTCCTGGCCTCCGACGGCGTCACGATGCTGCCGGAAGCGCTCGCGGCCGTCGCCTGA
- a CDS encoding nitroreductase family deazaflavin-dependent oxidoreductase, with translation MPLQGEYAPSTSDWARKQAESYEASDGAKANTLRGKPIIVLTSVGATSGKLRKTPLMRVEHDGEYVVVASQGGAPEHPKWYWNLIANPHVELQDGAEKHDYVARELEGAERETWWARAVDAWPDYANYQTKTDRLIPLFLLTRTDG, from the coding sequence ATGCCGCTGCAGGGCGAGTACGCACCGAGCACATCCGACTGGGCGCGGAAGCAGGCCGAGTCGTACGAGGCATCCGATGGCGCGAAGGCGAACACGCTGCGTGGCAAGCCGATCATCGTGCTGACGAGCGTCGGCGCGACGTCGGGCAAGCTCCGGAAGACGCCGCTCATGCGCGTCGAGCACGACGGCGAGTACGTCGTGGTCGCCTCGCAGGGCGGCGCGCCCGAGCACCCGAAGTGGTACTGGAACCTCATCGCGAACCCGCACGTCGAGCTCCAGGACGGTGCCGAGAAGCACGACTATGTGGCCCGCGAACTCGAGGGCGCCGAGCGCGAGACCTGGTGGGCGCGTGCGGTCGACGCTTGGCCCGACTACGCGAACTACCAGACGAAGACCGACCGGCTCATCCCGCTGTTCCTGCTCACGCGCACCGACGGCTGA
- a CDS encoding DMT family transporter yields MTGQSSATATRSTLLSSRAGLWWGLLGVTAFSFTLPFTRLAVGGLSPLFIGSGRAVVAAVLAAAALALTRQRLPSGRQWVRLAVVAGGVVAGFPLLTSFALTTAPASHGAVVVGLLPAATAAMAVLRAKERPLRSFWIFAGLGALAVTVFAALQNGGLGAWHWSDLLLFAAVLAAAIGYAEGGLLARELGAWQTVSWALVVAAPVMVACTAVALAQEPPTATPAEWLAFAYLGVVSMFLGFFAWYHGLAIGPMAQVSQVQLVQPVMNILWAALILHESVGWATVVGGLAVIGCAALAVRSRLTPD; encoded by the coding sequence ATGACAGGACAGAGTAGCGCTACTGCCACGCGATCGACACTGCTATCCAGTCGCGCCGGCCTCTGGTGGGGCCTGCTCGGCGTCACCGCCTTCTCGTTCACGCTGCCGTTCACGCGGCTCGCCGTCGGAGGGCTCTCGCCGCTGTTCATCGGCTCCGGACGGGCGGTCGTCGCCGCCGTGCTCGCCGCGGCCGCACTCGCGCTCACCCGCCAGCGGCTGCCCAGCGGGCGCCAATGGGTGCGCCTCGCCGTCGTGGCAGGCGGCGTCGTCGCCGGATTCCCGCTGCTCACCTCCTTCGCGCTCACCACGGCGCCGGCGAGTCACGGCGCCGTGGTGGTCGGCCTGCTGCCCGCGGCGACGGCCGCCATGGCCGTGCTGCGCGCAAAGGAGCGACCGCTGCGGAGCTTCTGGATCTTCGCCGGACTCGGGGCACTCGCCGTCACGGTGTTCGCCGCCCTGCAGAACGGCGGGCTGGGCGCGTGGCACTGGTCGGACCTGCTGCTCTTCGCCGCCGTCCTCGCGGCCGCCATCGGCTACGCCGAGGGCGGGCTGCTCGCGCGAGAGCTCGGAGCGTGGCAGACCGTGTCGTGGGCGCTGGTGGTCGCCGCTCCCGTCATGGTCGCGTGCACGGCGGTCGCCCTCGCGCAGGAGCCCCCGACCGCCACGCCCGCCGAGTGGCTCGCGTTCGCCTACCTCGGCGTCGTCAGCATGTTCCTCGGGTTCTTCGCCTGGTACCACGGCCTCGCGATCGGGCCGATGGCGCAGGTCAGCCAGGTGCAACTCGTGCAACCCGTCATGAACATCCTGTGGGCCGCGCTCATCCTGCACGAGTCCGTCGGCTGGGCCACGGTCGTCGGCGGACTCGCGGTGATCGGGTGCGCGGCGCTCGCGGTCCGGAGCCGCCTCACGCCGGATTAG